DNA from Chloroflexota bacterium:
GAAACGCTGGAAGAGATGGTACTCGGCCTCGGCGTCCAAGGCAGCGGTTGGTTCATCCAGGATGACGAAGGCCGCGTCACGCATGAAGCCGCGCGCCAGTGCTACCTTCTGCCACTCGCCGCCGGAGAGTTCGACCCCGCCCGAAAACTGCCGAGTGAGTTGCGTGTCGTAGCCCTGCGCCAGACCGGCAGCAACTTGGTCGGTTCCCGCCCAGACTGCCGCTTGCCGCACGCGCTCCTCGCTTGTTCCCAGACCTCCGCTACCCACGGTGATATTCTCTCCCAGGCTAAGGGCGAAGCGGGCAAAGTCCTGGTACACGACCGCAATGCGCCGCCGCAGGCTCTCCAGATCATAGGTGTGCAAGGGCTGGCCGTCGAACAGTATTTCTCCCACCGTGGGATCGTACATGCGGGTGAGCAGCTTGACCAGCGTGCTCTTCCCGGCGCCGTTAACTCCCACCAGCGCCGTCACCTTGCCGGCGGGGAGCACGGCAGAGACCCTCCGCAGAACCTCCGATTCACCTTCCGGGTATTGGAACGTGACGTTCTGAAGCGCAATCCCCTCTTGTAGGAGTTGAGGTGCGTCAAGGGCGTCCGTAGGCGCGGGTAAGGCAATGTGCGGCCCGCTGCGGTCCAGGAAGCTAAAGATGGTCTCCAGCCGCAACGTCGTTTCGTACAGCCTTCCCACCCACTGTCCGATGTACTTGAGGGCCGTTTCGGATTGCGTGATGGCGCCGAGGTAGAGGGCGATGTCTCCTACGGTAAGTTGGCCCGCGCCGGCCTGGGCAGCTACGTACCAGAATCCGCCACCGAGGGCCAAGGCATAGAGCGCGCCGAAGAACCCGTTGCTGCGCAGGTGGGCCAAGCGCACCCGATCAAGCTCGCGCAGCGCTCGCAGCCGCCGCTCTTCGAAACGTTGCAGGAAGAAGTCGCCGAGACCAAAGACGCGGACCTCCTTGGCGGACTGCGGCTCAGTGGTCACCTGCGTGTAATATGCCATCTGCCGGGCCGCGCGTGACTGTTCTTCAATGGCCGAATGCCGGTTTCTTGCCATGCGCCGCTCGCTGATGAGGTAGGGCACGGTCGTAAAGACAAGCACGAGCGGGATGAGGGGATGCAGCCGCACGAGCAGAACAAGAAGTCCCGCCAGCGTGAGGAAGGGGCGCAATCCGCTTTGGAGGAATGTCACCAGCCGCGGCACGATGAAGCTGCCAAGCATGGCATGGGCAAGTCTCTCTTGAAAGGAGGGCCGTTCGACGTCATAGAGGTCTACCATACGCCCTCCTGCAGCCATGAGACGACGATCGAATTCTCCAAGGGCCCGCTCTTCCAGCCTCGCGGTGATGGCTTCCTGCACCGGCTCCAGAGCCGTCTCCAGGACCATAATCAAGGCATAGAGGACGGCTGTGAGCAAGATAGCGGATAGGGCTATCGCGGCGCCGCCAACTACCTGTGACAGCTGGTCCAAAAGCACTTTTGAGAGCCACACTTGCGCAACCGGCATGGCAGATGCAAGCAGAGCCAGCGTTACGAAAATTGCCGCTACACCCGGTGCCG
Protein-coding regions in this window:
- a CDS encoding ABC transporter ATP-binding protein, whose product is MNLLLKHIRKTRSTFVLFGRGLHLGLAPAPGVAAIFVTLALLASAMPVAQVWLSKVLLDQLSQVVGGAAIALSAILLTAVLYALIMVLETALEPVQEAITARLEERALGEFDRRLMAAGGRMVDLYDVERPSFQERLAHAMLGSFIVPRLVTFLQSGLRPFLTLAGLLVLLVRLHPLIPLVLVFTTVPYLISERRMARNRHSAIEEQSRAARQMAYYTQVTTEPQSAKEVRVFGLGDFFLQRFEERRLRALRELDRVRLAHLRSNGFFGALYALALGGGFWYVAAQAGAGQLTVGDIALYLGAITQSETALKYIGQWVGRLYETTLRLETIFSFLDRSGPHIALPAPTDALDAPQLLQEGIALQNVTFQYPEGESEVLRRVSAVLPAGKVTALVGVNGAGKSTLVKLLTRMYDPTVGEILFDGQPLHTYDLESLRRRIAVVYQDFARFALSLGENITVGSGGLGTSEERVRQAAVWAGTDQVAAGLAQGYDTQLTRQFSGGVELSGGEWQKVALARGFMRDAAFVILDEPTAALDAEAEYHLFQRFRELVADKTALIISHRFSTVRMADNILVLEDGAIIEGGTHQELMAANGRYAALYNMQASWYQ